A part of Podarcis muralis chromosome 13, rPodMur119.hap1.1, whole genome shotgun sequence genomic DNA contains:
- the LOC144325228 gene encoding vomeronasal type-2 receptor 26-like, producing the protein MTFEIDSSLCSMIDPLPVPNEWYQQVTLCIGGMTSHIVSVSEEIYFEEHPSQKLFEVPGIVTKFYQHALALAFAINEINENPMILPNATLGFHIYDSYYDAMMTYRTTLDLLFKSHKFVLNYRCDSQKKLIAVIGGLGSETSSLMADILGLFKIPQLTYGSFPPEKTEIDQGHFLYHMVPNEVYLYKGIISLLKHFGWTWVGLFVVDDDSGEHFLQTMEPLFSQNGICSAFTRRILQSPRFDDMDKLFDIISNNYLDFTDSKCNALLIYGEALTIVWLRGIIYVQDSGSEENESLRKVWIITTQMDFALSSTQRGWGLQMFQGAIAFTIHSQGVLAFRKFLQKVKPYWTEGNGFVNDFWEQAFDCSFPNLEEPANDFEICTGEEKLDSLPGSHFEMLMTGHSYSIYNAVYAVANALHAIYSTRTKHRAMLGRERFELQDLQPSQLHSSLHGISFNNSAGELFTFNGKMEIGVGFDITNMVTFPNSSFQRVKVGRVGPDGPGGNEFIIDEDMILWHRGFNQVCPLSLCNEPCQPGNQKKRKEEEKFCCYDCASCSEGKFANQTDMVACFKCPEDQYPREDKTQCIPKAIRFLAYKEPLGISLTLVAVSFSLITALVLGTFIKYRDTPIVKANNRDLTYALLISLFLCFLSSLLFLGKPEKVTCLLRQPSFGIVFSVAVSCVLAKTAIVSLAFMATKPGSRVKKWVGKSLSNSIVLSCSLIQVIICTTWLATSPPYPDLDMHSVTEEIILQCDEGSTAMFYCVLVYMGLLAIISFFVAFLARKLPDSFNEAKFITFSMLLFCSVWATFVPTYLSTKGKDMVTVEIFSILASSAGLLACIFSPKCYIIILKPELNSREQMLRKNI; encoded by the exons ATGACATTTGAAATAGACTCTAGCCTGTGCTCCATGATTGATCCCCTCCCTGTTCCCAATGAGTGGTACCAACAAGTTACTCTCTGCATTGGTGGGATGACTTCTCATATAGTTTCTGTTTCCGAAGAAATTTACTTTGAGGAACACCCTTCTCAGAAGCTGTTTGAGGTGCCAGG TATTGTGACAAAATTCTACCAGCATGCGCTTGCCTTGGCATTTGCCATAAATGAGATCAATGAAAATCCCATGATCTTGCCTAATGCTACACTTGGATTCCACATCTACGACAGCTACTATGATGCCATGATGACCTATCGAACCACTCTAGATCTGCTCTTCAAATCACATAAATTTGTCCTCAACTACAGATGTGACAGTCAGAAAAAACTCATAGCTGTCATTGGAGGACTTGGCTCTGAGACCTCTTCCCTTATGGCCGACATCTTAGGTCTcttcaagattccacag CTCACCTATGGCTCCTTTCCGCCAGAGAAGACTGAGATAGATCAAGGACACTTTTTATACCACATGGTGCCAAATGAAGTCTATCTGTACAAGGGGATTATCAGCTTGCTcaagcattttggatggacgtgggttGGGCTCTTTGTCGTGGATGATGACAGTGGAGAACATTTCTTGCAGACCATGGAGCCATTGTTTTCCcaaaatggaatctgttcagcctTCACACGGAGAATCCTACAATCACCCCGTTTTGATGACATGGATAAACTCTTTGACATCATCTCAAATAATTATTTAGATTTCACAGATAGCAAATGTAATGCGTTGCTCATCTATGGAGAAGCTTTGACTATTGTGTGGTTAAGAGGTATTATATATGTGCAAGATTCAGGAAGTGAGGAAAATGAGTCATTGAGAAAGGTTTGGATCATTACAACTCAGATGGATTTTGCATTATCCAGCACTCAAAGAGGTTGGGGTCTTCAGATGTTTCAAGGTGCAATTGCCTTTACCATTCATTCACAAGGTGTTCTGGCTTTCCGAAAATTTCTCCAGAAAGTAAAACCTTACTGGACTGAAGGAAATGGATTTGTTAATGatttctgggagcaagcatttgactgtTCATTTCCAAATCTTGAAGAGCCAGCAAATGACTTTGAAATATGCACTGGGGAGGAGAAGTTGGATAGTCTTCCTGGTTCTCACTTTGAGATGctcatgactggccacagctacagtatctataatgcggTCTATGCCGTGGCTAATGCTTTGCATGCCATTTACTCAACTAGAACCAAGCACAGAGCCATGCTGGGAAGGGAAAGATTTGAACTACAAGATCTGCAGCCTTCGCAA CTCCACTCATCTCTCCATGGCATTTCATTTAACAACTCAGCTGGAGAATTGTTCACTTTCAATGGAAAAATGGAAATAGGAGTTGGATTTGATATTACTAACATGGTCACATTCCCAAACAGTTCTTTCCAGAGAGTGAAAGTTGGAAGGGTGGGTCCTGATGGTCCTGGAGGAAACGAGTTCATCATAGATGAGGACATGATTTTGTGGCACAGAGGTTTCAATCAG GTATGTCCCTTGTCTTTGTGTAATGAACCCTGTCAGCCTGGCaatcaaaagaaaaggaaggaagaagagaaattttgttgctatgattgtgctTCATGCTCAGAAGGGAAGTTTGCCAACCAGACAG ATATGGTTGCTTGTTTCAAAtgcccagaagatcagtatccaagaGAGGACAAAACTCAATGCATCCCCAAAGCAATAAGGTTCCTGGCTTACAAAGAACCTTTAGGGATTAGTTTGACTTTAGTTGCTGTTTCTTTTTCCCTGATCACAGCTTTGGTGCTAGGAACTTTTATTAAGTACAGAGATacccccattgtcaaagccaacaaccgggacctcacctacgCTCTCCtcatctctctttttctctgcttCCTCTCATCTTTGCTGTTCTTGGGCAAACCTGAGAAAGTGACCTGCCTTCTTCGCCAACCATCCTTTGGGAttgtcttctcagtggctgtttcttgcgTGCTGGCAAAGACCGCCATTGTTTCTCTAGCATTCATGGCCACAAAACCTGGATCCAGagtgaagaaatgggtggggaaaagccTATCCAACTCTATTGTCCTTTCCTGTTCCCTTATTCAAGTCATTATTTGCACTACGTGGCTGGCAACTTCTCCCCCATATCCTGATTTAGACATGCACTCGGTAACAGAAGAGATCATTCTACAGTGTGATGAAGGGTCCACtgccatgttttactgtgtccttgTCTACATGGGACTCTTGGCAATCATCAGCTTCTTTGTTGCATTTCTTGCCCGGAAATTACCAGatagttttaatgaagccaagttcatcacattTAGCATGTTGCTCTTTTGCAGTGTGTGGGCCACCTTTGtgccaacctacctgagcaccaaaggaaaagACATGGTGACTGTGGAGATCTTTTCCATCCTGGCTTCCAGCGCTGGGTTATTGGCTTGCATCTTCTCtcctaaatgctacatcattatTTTGAAGCCTGAGTTGAACAGCAGGGAGCAAATGCTAAGGAAGaatatttaa